One Candidatus Korarchaeum sp. genomic region harbors:
- a CDS encoding corrinoid protein, producing the protein MIDGAREMLKRSLVDLDEEGFMKWLEELLAMGEEPWGIVLGPMSEAMEEIGRLFEEGEYFIAEMLEAADIFRKALERLGIGEESGSSGLGTVVIGTVKGDVHDIGKSLVVAMLRAAGFRVIDLGVDIDADTFVRAVKEHGADILAMSSLLTTTRDYMRVVIRRLEEEGIRDRVKVLIGGLSTSPEFARSIGADGWGKDAADGVRVAKALIEEKRGRLIG; encoded by the coding sequence ATGATCGATGGTGCGAGGGAGATGCTCAAGAGGTCCCTGGTGGACCTCGATGAGGAGGGGTTCATGAAGTGGCTCGAGGAACTGCTGGCGATGGGAGAGGAACCCTGGGGGATAGTACTGGGTCCGATGAGCGAGGCCATGGAGGAGATAGGGAGGCTCTTCGAGGAGGGCGAGTACTTCATAGCCGAGATGCTTGAGGCAGCGGATATCTTCAGGAAGGCCTTGGAGAGACTCGGCATAGGTGAGGAGAGCGGGAGCTCCGGGCTGGGGACCGTGGTAATAGGGACCGTGAAGGGGGACGTTCATGACATAGGCAAGAGCTTAGTGGTCGCGATGCTGAGGGCAGCTGGTTTTAGGGTGATAGACTTAGGCGTTGATATCGATGCCGATACCTTCGTAAGAGCCGTTAAAGAGCACGGCGCTGATATACTAGCTATGAGCTCCCTCCTGACGACCACCAGGGATTACATGAGGGTGGTCATAAGGAGGCTGGAGGAGGAGGGAATCAGGGATAGGGTCAAGGTGCTGATAGGGGGTCTCTCCACATCCCCCGAGTTTGCCAGGTCCATAGGCGCTGACGGATGGGGGAAGGACGCTGCGGACGGGGTTAGGGTAGCTAAGGCCCTCATCGAGGAGAAGAGGGGAAGGTTGATCGGTTGA
- a CDS encoding pyridoxal-5'-phosphate-dependent protein subunit beta has translation MAYECPRCGSTSSSSWRCPDCGSLMEIKPERLYWEVQEREPSIWRYRRLLPRAKRVVSLGEGLTDLRRLDGTLIKDETKNPTGSYIDRGSSVMVSCSDASGKVELEFSPDVTISLASYLLRSGSTVEVRVDPEEADVDELLYLSQLDLEITFGPKLTRASYENPFMVEGFKTIAYEIYEFKRDIGGIVIPSESGVLAYGVMKGFLELEEMGLMEVPPIYLAHHGPLRGDLVELLISRGAKLIEAHPRDTVESLIKLARVGVYVKPLSAMAYAVASELGGDVVALLTGTGLRRWRSPSSLGSLTRLQRRVLGVMREGREMTAYQIWRELNEATLQGIYKALLKLSKMGLVSSRKEMRKRRMRRVYYIAGRRTE, from the coding sequence GTGGCCTACGAGTGCCCCAGGTGCGGCTCTACATCCAGCTCGAGCTGGAGGTGCCCCGACTGTGGCTCGCTAATGGAGATCAAACCTGAGAGGTTGTATTGGGAAGTTCAGGAGAGAGAGCCCTCGATCTGGAGGTACAGGAGACTCCTGCCTAGGGCTAAGAGGGTAGTGAGCTTAGGTGAGGGATTGACTGACTTGAGGAGATTAGACGGCACCCTCATAAAGGACGAGACCAAGAACCCCACCGGTTCATACATAGACAGGGGCTCATCGGTCATGGTGAGCTGCTCCGATGCCTCAGGCAAAGTAGAGCTCGAGTTCTCCCCTGATGTCACGATCTCCCTGGCGTCCTATCTCCTCAGATCGGGGAGCACCGTTGAAGTGAGGGTGGATCCGGAGGAGGCGGATGTAGATGAGCTGCTCTACCTATCTCAACTTGACCTCGAGATCACGTTCGGCCCTAAGTTAACTAGGGCATCCTATGAGAACCCGTTCATGGTAGAGGGATTTAAGACGATAGCTTACGAGATATACGAGTTCAAGCGGGACATCGGGGGAATCGTGATACCCTCGGAGTCCGGTGTTTTAGCTTACGGTGTAATGAAGGGCTTTTTGGAGTTGGAGGAGATGGGTCTGATGGAGGTACCTCCCATCTACTTAGCGCATCACGGCCCCCTCCGGGGGGATCTAGTAGAGCTCCTGATCTCAAGAGGGGCGAAGTTGATCGAAGCTCATCCGAGGGATACCGTAGAATCCCTGATCAAACTCGCTAGGGTGGGGGTTTACGTCAAGCCCCTCTCGGCTATGGCTTATGCGGTGGCCTCCGAACTGGGGGGTGATGTGGTTGCTCTGCTCACGGGAACGGGGTTGAGGAGGTGGAGGAGCCCTAGCTCGCTGGGATCCCTCACTCGCCTGCAGAGGAGGGTGCTTGGCGTGATGAGGGAGGGGAGGGAGATGACGGCCTACCAGATATGGCGTGAGCTCAACGAAGCGACTCTACAAGGGATCTACAAGGCTTTACTCAAACTCAGCAAAATGGGATTAGTTTCCTCCAGGAAGGAGATGCGTAAGAGGAGGATGAGAAGGGTTTACTACATCGCCGGGAGGCGAACCGAATGA
- a CDS encoding acyl-CoA dehydrogenase family protein, translated as MVDFSFSEEEEVFRRTLRELLSEVLAPKAREIDRGCRIPADVIKTLAESGILLLTVKPEYGGQGASWVMGTIATEEIARADPSVATAVFHLVEASWGKIVERYAKPELAKDILSRAAKGEGFVGICSTEPQSGSDVAGFKTLAKKEGDHWVLNGEKTYISGIVEAKEVDGGYVTLVKTKPEAGSKGISLFWLPINTPGIETGILEDMGRCGISTGWIRLNNVKLPEDHLIGKVNEGFELAMEGFNRARVFVAAGCTGSAMAMFEYTRDYVKSRTVFGRSLASFEGIQFPLVDYYAKIEAARLVMYKAAWMVDQFDQGNATLRDVGIWAATAKLLAPEIAVDALKEFMKATGAYGYTKDAPLEMALRGVISYYVGAEGGQNIMRLILGRFLFGPEHLPYKQK; from the coding sequence TTGGTCGATTTCTCGTTCAGCGAGGAGGAGGAGGTTTTCAGACGGACCCTCAGGGAGCTGCTCTCGGAGGTTCTGGCACCGAAGGCTAGGGAGATAGACAGGGGCTGCAGGATACCGGCAGATGTGATAAAAACGCTCGCTGAGAGCGGGATCCTGCTCCTCACAGTGAAGCCGGAGTACGGTGGTCAGGGGGCTAGCTGGGTGATGGGCACGATAGCCACTGAGGAGATAGCAAGAGCCGATCCCAGTGTTGCGACTGCCGTCTTTCACTTGGTAGAGGCATCTTGGGGCAAGATAGTGGAGAGATACGCTAAGCCCGAGCTAGCGAAAGATATCCTAAGCAGGGCAGCTAAGGGGGAGGGCTTCGTGGGTATATGCTCTACGGAACCTCAGAGCGGTAGCGACGTAGCTGGGTTCAAGACCCTAGCTAAGAAGGAGGGAGATCACTGGGTACTGAACGGCGAGAAGACTTACATAAGCGGCATAGTTGAAGCTAAGGAGGTGGATGGAGGTTACGTCACCTTAGTTAAGACGAAACCTGAAGCGGGTTCTAAGGGGATCAGCCTCTTCTGGTTGCCGATAAATACTCCTGGGATAGAGACAGGGATCCTCGAGGACATGGGGAGATGTGGGATAAGCACTGGATGGATAAGGCTGAACAACGTGAAGCTTCCAGAGGATCACTTGATAGGTAAGGTGAATGAGGGCTTCGAGCTGGCCATGGAGGGGTTCAACAGAGCGAGGGTCTTCGTGGCAGCCGGATGCACGGGCTCAGCTATGGCTATGTTCGAGTACACGAGGGACTACGTTAAGAGTAGGACGGTATTCGGGAGGTCCCTAGCCTCCTTCGAGGGTATTCAGTTCCCGTTAGTTGATTATTATGCTAAGATAGAGGCGGCTAGACTGGTGATGTACAAGGCAGCCTGGATGGTCGATCAGTTCGATCAGGGAAATGCTACTCTCAGAGATGTAGGTATTTGGGCAGCCACTGCTAAGCTATTGGCTCCTGAGATAGCTGTGGATGCCTTAAAAGAGTTCATGAAAGCTACAGGAGCTTATGGATACACGAAGGACGCTCCCCTGGAGATGGCCCTCAGAGGGGTGATCAGCTACTACGTGGGGGCTGAGGGTGGTCAGAACATAATGAGACTCATCCTAGGGAGGTTCCTGTTCGGCCCTGAGCACCTTCCCTATAAGCAGAAGTGA